ACGCTCCCAATCTACATCGATAAAGTCCGTAAAGGTGATGTGGGAGGCTTGATCCCCTTCGGCAAATTCCTTTAACAGCTCAAATTCCTCCGAGACATAGGGATGCACCATCACAGCCTTGCAAACGGGGCAATAGAGGATGGGAACCTGGTCCATGAAGACTTTCTCCGTCCGTATCGCTCCGATCGACCCCGTCATTGATGCGCCGCAGCAAAAGAAATGATCCATCCTCTTCACCCGTTCCCGAACCATTCTATCCTAATGGTCACGAATATGTTCTTCGTATTCGTCGGCGCTTAAAAGAAGGTCCAATTCCGACGGATCGCTCATCTCGACGGCCACCATCCACGCCTTCTCATAGGGAGATTGGTTTACCCATTCCGGAGAATCGGCCAATTCCTGGTTGACCCGAATCACCTTGCCGCTTACGGGAGCGTAGATGTCCGACACGGTTTTTACCGATTCCACGCTGCCGAAGGATTCATCCCGGGTCAATTCGGTCCCTACTTCAGGAAGCTCCACGAAGACAATATCCCCCAGCTCCGATTGGGCAAATTCGGTGATACCTATGTAGGCGATATTCCCTTCGACGCGCACCCATTCATGCTCTTTGCTGTACTTTAGATTTTGCGGAATACTCATCCTTAGCCTCCTCCCGGCTTTTTTGGTTATTTTCCTGTGCTTGGCGTACATCCTAATGATACTTTTCTTGAGCAGATTTTTCAATCGAAAAAAGGAAGGGGGCTTTCCCCTTCCGGATCGATTTCTTGATCAACGTAGTGAACGGATAGAATGGAAAACAAAAAAGTGCACCTTGTAAAGGCACACTTTTTAACGATCGATGGGTCTTCCTCTTATTTCGCCACGAGGTGTTTCTGACCCGGCTTCCAATCTGCGGGGCAGAGTCCTCCGGATTGGAGAGCCTGAAGGACACGGAGAGTTTCCTCGGCACTTCTCCCAACGGCATCATCGGAGACGACTTGGTAACGGATAACCCCTTCCGGATCGATGATGAAAAGGCCGCGCATCGCAGTCCCATCCGGCTCAAAGTACACCCCGTACTCTTTCGAAACTTGGTGGGTATTATCGGAAGCGAGGGGATATTGTATCTTCCCAAGGCCATTCTCCTCAACCGGAGTTTTAATCCAAGCGCGATGGGAGAACTTGCTATCCGTCGATACGCCGAGAACCTCGCAATTTAATTTTTTAAATTCATCATAACGATTGCTTAATGCGGTAATCTCCGTCGGACAGACAAAGGTGAAATCCATCGGATAAAAGAAGAAGATGAGCCATTTCCCCTTGTAATCCGACAAAGAAACCTGACCGAAGCTTTCCCCGTCCCCCGATACGGTTTCCATAGTAAAGGCTGGAGCGGGTTTGCCCACTAACCGTTCTGCCATCCTGTACTCCTCCTTCTTTTCAGAAAATATGTAGGTGGTGTTTTCACCCATAAAAAAGAATAGCGAACTTTCTTGTTAAAGTCAATACTTATTTAAAATTATTATTGATAAAAAATCAAACAATGAGTTGTTCCAAAAATCGCTTCATCTCGCCCATGCGTTTTAAATCTACTTCATAGCATACCCAGGTCCCCTGCTCTTCCGCCACAACCAAACCGGAGTTTTTCAGGATCTTTAAGTGATGGGAAACGGTTGACTGGGGCAGGTTAAGTTCCTGAACCAAATCGCCACAAAACTTCTTCCGTTCCAAGAGGAGGCGAATGATGGCGAAGCGGGTTTCATGCCCAAGGGCTTTACAAAGTTGGACAAAATCTTCCTCTCTTTCCTTTTGTTGATTCATTCTTTAATACCCCACCCTCTATGCATACCTTGGCATCATGATTTTTTTTCTTTGTGCCATGTCCGTTGAAAAATTTCTTCATCGAATCCCACTGTCACCTGTTCCCCATCGGTGATGATGGGGCGTTTCAGCAGCTTGCCCTGGGTTGAGAGGAGTTCCAACTGTTCCTCTTCGCTTAAGTGGGGAAGTTTCTCCTTCAGATTCAGCGCTTTATAGAGTTCCCCGGAAGTGTTGAAAAATTTCTTTAAGGGGAGGCCACTCTGCTTCCAATATCGCCTCAGTTCCTCTTTTGAGGGAGGGTTGTTTACGATGTGAATTTCCTCAAAGGGAATGCCATTGTCCTGCAACCATTTTTTCCCCTTTCGGCTTGTCCCGCATTGTGGGTAGAGATAAGCTTTCAGCATCCTTCAATCCTCCATCATCATAAATTCTTTCTCATACGTCGTCCGTCCAGCGGATCAGATAACCGGCATATTTCTTTGCATGAAAAACTCCTTTGCTAAAGATGAGGTACTGGGCTTTCATCCCGATGAGCCGATCACGAATTTCCCCCTCTCTCTCCAAGTGAAGGGAGACGAGATTCTCCGGAATTTTTTCCCGCGGATAATCAAAAACCCTCTCCTCGCCCTCCATCACTTTATAACGATCATATTCCGGAGGAAAAAGACGGTGTACTTCTTCCCGCAGCCGCAAAAGATCCTTCTCCTCCATCTCCCCTTTTAACATTTTCCGCCAATTGGTTTTGTCCGGAAGATATTGAGATAGATGCCATTCCAACTCCCCCGCTTTCTTCCGTGTCGGTAATTCCGCGATGGGGATGGCTTTAACCGCCCCTTGATCAATCCATCGTTTTATCTCATTCGTTTTCCGGGTCAAACCCACTTTCACATCGCTGGAAACGGCTAAATAGACATAGTGGGGAACCATACATTGGCTCTCACCGAAGGAAGGATCACGGCAGGTTCCCTTCTCATAGTGGCATTCATGGGGTTTTACAATGCAAAGATCGTTTTCCGGCAGTTGAGTAAAGCAAGGATAGCAATAGCCGTTGTTATAGGTCTTTTTTACCTTCCGCCCACAGGCGATACAGCGAATCTCTCCTAAATATTGGAGAGAGATCTCTTTGCCCACATATGGGTTTAGCATGATCTGCTCGGTGGTTAAGTTTAAGGTATAGCGGACAGGTTGATCATATTGATGGGAGAGCCCCTGCAAGATCCCTTGTGCCTCCATCTTTCTCCCCCTTTTTTATTCTTCATTCCAGGCTTCATCTCTATCCGCCCCCATCTCGATGAAACGTGGGTTGAAATCCTAGGGTTCATAAATCATTTTTTTCGTCATGCCCCCATCGATGATGAAGTTCTGCCCCGTAATAAAATCATTCTCTTCATCGGTCAGGAAGAGACAAGCCTTGGCGATGTCGGTCGGCTTCCCCACTCTCCCTGCCGGATGCTGGCGATGATCCATCTCCCTAAGTGATTGGTAATTCCCGGTTTCGATCCAGCCTGGGCTGATCGCATTTACCCGTATCCGGTCGGGTGCGAAAGAGATGGCTAACGCATGGGTGAGAGCAACAATCCCCCCCTTGGAGGCCGAATAGGATTCGGTGTTGGGTTCCGACATGAACGCTCGGGTCGAAGCGATGTTGACGATCGCCCCCCCTCCTCCTCCCCTCATCCGCTTCGCAGCTTCCCTGGCCATCAGAAAAGGGGCGCGCAGGTTAACGTTTAGCACCTCATCCCATTCCTGTACCGTTAATTCATAAGGCGACTTCCATATCCCAATTCCCGCGTTGTTGATTAAAATATTGATTCTGCCAAATCGCTCCACCGTTTTCTCCACAACCAACGAGATCTGGTCAGGATCCCCCAAATCGGCCTGGATTGGATAGGCCACCTGCCCTTTTCTCTTCATCTCGGAGGCAAGGGTTTCTATTCCTTCCCCGTCTTTATCCACGAGAGCCACGTAAGCAGCCTCTTCCCCATAGGCATATGCCACCTGCCTTCCGATTCCCTTGGCCGCGCCTGTGACGATCACCACTTTCTCCGCGAAGGACATTTCCATTCCCTCCCCAATCATTCCTTCTCTTTATTCTACCATACCTTTTCCTGTGCAAAAACTAGAAAGAACGATGCGAAAGCCGCTTTCTATACATTTCGTTCCACTTGGGATAAGTCTTGTCCGCCTGATCCATCTCCTCTCCCGGATGGTGAAAAAAATCCAACACTCCCTGTGAAGAGATAGAGAGCCCCTAAAAAATAAAACATCAGGGAAGGGTAGGAATGTTCCAGCATCAGCCCATTGACTCCTGCCCCAATTATGCTGCCCACGCCAAAAAGAAGGCTGGAGAGGATATTGGCTTTGGCGATCCGCCTACGAGGGAGAAGATCGGCCGCGAATGCGAGACCTAAGGAATAGCTGGACCCAACGAAAGACCCGGAGATGAAAAAGAGAAACAGGAGAAAGAAAAAGGAACGATCTGCGATCGGGATCAGGAGAAAGCTCATTCCACCCAAAAGAAAAAGAACGACCATCATCCGTTTCCGGCCCCAGCGGTCACTCCATATCCCCAATGGAATCTGAAAAAGAAGGCCTCCCACAATAAAGGCGGGAAGAAGGAGGGAGATCCACGCCGGAGTAATTCCTTCTCTCAGGGCATAAACAGGAAAATTATTGTTTAACGTGGATTCCAAATATCCATATAAAAAGGCGGGAAGAAGGGCAAACCAGCCCCATAAAATGGTTTCCTTATATTCACGAAGGAGCGCTTTCCTACCTCTAGAGGGAGACGGGGGAGAAACCCCTCCCCTCTGATCCCCCTTTTTCCCCCCGGAAACGGGATGGGGAAACTCGTTCTTTAAGCGAAAGACCCAATAGGCTACGATAAGGTAGGATAGAAAGAGGAAGAGAAAGGGAAACCAAGGATGAATCGCATAAAGGTTAATCCCAAGGGGGCCGATCCCAAATCCAAGTCCATAGGAGAAGCCGTAAAAGGAGATTTTCATTCCCCTCTCCGCTTCTTTCGTCGTGGTAAGAATCCAAGTTTGGGTGGCGAAATGAAGGAGGCTATCCCCCACCCCAACCAGGAAGCGAAGACCCATCCAGAAGAGGAAATTCTCCCACACCGGGAAGAGGATGGCTCCTGCTCCCATCATGGCGAGACTTAGAAGAAGCGCCCATTTATATCCAAACATCTTTACAGGGCGTTCCATGAAAGGGGAGGAGAGAAGGACGCCGATATAGATGGCAATGGCATTCAGGCTGTTGGCCGAAGCCGTAAGTCCCTTCTCTTCGAGGATGATGGCGAGGAGAGAGAGGAGAAGACCCTGGCTTATCCCTGATGCGATGACTGCAAAAACAAGTGTATAGTAACGGCTGTTTTCCATATATTTTCTCCTCATAGTATCTCCTTTGTGTAAGGGGGCGTTCACGCTCTTTATAATGAAATGCAAGCCTTTTCCGCTTGAAACACGCTTGAAGTTCTCTTCGCTTTGGCCACTTTCAATGATACTAGGAAACTGTTCCTCTTTCTATATTTTTTTTGGTTATTGCCCACAACTATTTAAACTCCAGCGAATAGAAAGCGGGAGCATCCGTTGAGCATTCTCCTCATGTGGAAGTTTAAGTTTATGTAAATTTTTATGGCTAGGTTTTGTCTAGGCCCTCAGGAAACAGGTATAATCATACTGTTGGGGATTCCGGCCAAATCATGAAAAGAGAAGCTGAAAATCTCTGTTTTGTCGGGATCAAAATGGTCAGGGAAAGCGGGAAGAGAATGATTCAATTTGTGAACGTGTCGAAAGTGTATGGAAATGGTACCGTGGGATTAAAAAATATTCATCTCCACATTAAAAAAGGAGAATTTGTGGTCATTGTGGGCTTGTCCGGAGCGGGGAAGTCCACCTTACTCCGTTCCATCAACCGCCTTCATGAGATTACCGAAGGGGAAATCTTCATTGACGGGAAGTCGATCACCGCGGCAAAAGGAAAAGAATTGCGGATGATGCGCCGGAATATCGGGATGATTTTCCAAAACTTCAATCTGGTCAAACGATCTACCGTTCTGCGCAATGTCCTGTCCGGCCGGGTGGGATATCATTCAACGCTGAGAACGATCTTCGGATTCCCCAAAAAGGATATTGAATTAGCCTTCCAAGCTCTGGAACGGGTCAACATCCTGGAAAAGGCCTATTCCAGGGCCGATCAGCTATCCGGAGGTCAGCAACAGCGCGTGGCCATTGCCCGGGCATTGGCCCAGGAGGCGAAAATCATTTTGGCCGATGAGCCGGTCGCCTCGCTGGACCCCTTAACCACCCATCAGGTGATGGACGATTTAAAACGAATTAATCGCGAATTGGGGATCACAACGGTTGTGAACCTGCACTTTATCGATTTGGCGCGTGAATATGCGACGCGCATCATCGGCCTTAGGGCTGGGGAAGTGGTTTTTGACGGTCCGGTGGAAGAGGCGACGGATGAGGTATTTGCTGAGATTTATGGCAGGCCGATTGCGAAAGAGGAATTGCTGGGGGTGAAGGGATGAGATCAAATCACCCAAGCAGGCCCCAAAAACCTGGCCGTATCAAAGGTTATTTTACCGTGATTCTTTTATTCCTTCTCCTATGGGGAAGCGCATATAAGATTGAGGTCGATCTTCCGAAGTTGTTTTTTGGAATCCCCGAAATGGGCAGGCTCTTAAACGAAATGTTTCCCCCGGATTGGACCTATTTCCCGAAAATCGTTGATGCCATGTTGGAAACAATCCGCATCGCCGTTCTGGGAACCACTTTCGGTGCGATTCTTGCCATTCCCATCTTCTTTTTATCGGCGGAAAATGTGGTCAAATCACCCATCATCTTTCTTCCTGCCCGGTTTTTGATGAACCTGATTCGCACGATCCCCGATCTTTTGTTGGCTGCAATCTTCGTGGCGATTTTCGGGATCGGCCCGATCGCCGGGATCATGTCATTAACCCTATTTTCTTTAGGACTCATCGCCAAATTGACCTATGAATCGATTGAAGCGATCGATCCGGGACCCCTCGAGGCGATGACGGCCGTGGGGGCCAATAAACTGCAGTGGATTTATTTTGGAGTGATCCCTCAGGTATTGCCGCAATTTATCGCCTATTTTCTCTATACATTTGAAGTAAACGTTCGCGCCGCTGCCGTACTTGGGCTTGTCGGCGCAGGAGGAATCGGTCTTTATTACGAACGAACGCTTGGTCTTCTTGATTACGACAAGACCTCTACGATTATTCTCTTTACCTTGGCGATTGTCTTAATTATCGACTTTATAAGTACGAAGATGAGGGAGAAATTGTTATGAGGGCTGAAATGGTGCAAAAACCAAAAAAAGGATGGAATCGATGGATCATCGGCCTTGCCGTGTTCGGGATTTACCTATGGGCTTTTTCAGGCATACCGCTACAAGGAATCAAAGAGACGGCCTGGCAGGTTACTAGAAGCATTCTGGATGGTTTACTCCATCCCGATTGGGGTTATGTTTATCTTCCCGATGGAGAGGACTTGCTCCGCGGCTTGCTCGATACGTTGGCAATCGCCATCCTGGGCACCTTCATCTCGGCTATTCTAGGCGTTCCCTTCGCATTCTGGGCGGCAAACAACTTAAGCCGTTATCCATGGATTCCCTCAACCGGAAAGTTTCTCTTAAGTTTTATCCGCACCTTCCCGGAGGTGGTGATGGCGCTTCTTTTCATTGTAGCCCTTGGCCCTGGAGCATTCGCCGGTGTTATGGCGTTAGGAATTCATTCGATTGGAATGTTGAGCAAGCTGTACGCGGAAGCGATTGAGAATATGGATCGAGGGCCCATGGAGGCGCTCACGGCTGCAGGGGCCGGCCGTCTGCAGGTTCTTTGGTTCGCCGTGCTTCCGCAAGTGATGCCGGAGTTTCTCTCCTACACCTTATATCGCTTTGAGATCAACATTCGTTCTGCTGCCATTCTGGGCGTGATCGGCGCAGGAGGAATCGGCACTCCGCTCATATTCGCTTTGTCCACGCGTTCATGGGATCGTGTGGGGATTATATTGATCGGGATTATCGTCATGGTCACTCTCATAGACCTCATCTCCGGCTATCTCCGTAAAAAGCTCGTATAACATCATGACGCAAGTGTGGTGTGGCATTGCGTTTGCCCCGCCGAAATGAGAAACCGACCAGGTCATCATCCTGGTCGGTTTCTCTCAAGTGGTTTCATGCACGTTTGAATTACTGATTTCCAATCTCTTTTTGGTACTCGCGAACAATATCAAACTTGCTGTCGTCCGATTTGGCATACCCTTTGTGAGAGTAGATGTCGTAAATCACTTTTTGGCCTTCCGGATCTTTGCCAATTTCAATAAAGGCGTTTTGGATCTTCTCAATCCATTCTTTACTCATATCGGAACGAACGGAAATGGTATCGTTGGGGATCGGCTGGGTGAAGAAGACCACTTCCGTTTTGTCGAAGACATCCGGATAATCTTTCTTCACCGTATTGCGTGCATCTTCAAAAATCGCAGCCGCATCCACATCACCGTTTAACACTGCGAGAACTCCTTGGTCATGGCCTTTCACGGTAACGCCTACCACATCTTTCTCGGGATCGATCCCTGCTTTCTTCATCTCAACGGCAGGCCATACGTAACCGGCGGAAGAGGTAACGTTCTGCCATGCGATTTTCTTCCCTTTTAGATCTTTCATCTCTTTAATTCCTGAACCTTTCTTGGTGATCACCATGGCCCGATAGTAGTCCACCAATTGGTCGCTCTCCTGCCCGCCAGGTTGTTTTACTCCGAAGCGCAGCGCCTGGAGAATCACCTCCGCAGCTCCTTTTTCTTTTGCCAATACATAAGCGGTGGGAGGTAAGAAGCCGACATCCACTTGTTTGGAACTCATGGCTTCGATGATGGTGTTGTAGTCAGTCGATACGCTTACCTTCACCGGGATTCCCAATTTGTCTCCTAAGAGTTTTTCCAGTGGTTTCGCCTTTGCTTCCAGCGTATCTGCATTTTGGGAAGGAACGAACTGGACGGTCAATTCTTTCGGGACATATCCTTGGGAAGAGGCCCCGCCGCCGTTCCCACAGCCCGCTAAGGCGACGAGCGTTAAGATCGCGATGAGAATAAATGCTAAACCTTTCTTCACCATGCTTTTCCTCCGTTTGTATAAATTTGAATATGCAGAGATGATCCTTAAACATTCTAGCATAATTCCCCTCGGAAGGTTTGTTAATTTTACGTAAAGAATGTAAATTTTTGTCGCACATATAGGCAACGGTTTAATATAAGATATAATCCAACATAGAGAATTGAAAGGGGATAAACCGATGATCCATCGATTTCCATGGCTTGAACAAATTGAAGTGATCATTTTCGATCTCGACGGCACGCTTTATCAAGACGAACGATTTATCGGGCGTTATCTTGCGCTTGGGTTAAAAGGCTCCACAGAGGAAGGAAAACTCTCGCACTATCTTTCCACCGTTTTTCAGGTTTTGCATGGAGAACATAAGATGAAATTGGGATATTTTTATGATACGGATACGGATTTAGTTTTCCATTTAAAGGGTCAATCTGTGGTGTCGGGATTCGATCGATCTGGAACCCAGGTTCCTCCGGAACATTTGGAAAAAGTGAAGCGTACCCTAAAGCCTGAGCATCTTCGCTATCTGGGCGATCCCTGGAGCGTGGTAGGGATGGTGCTTAACCATGCCCAAATTCCCGAATCGCGAAGGGAAGAGGCTTTCTATCGCGTCCGTGAGGAGATGCTAACACATCCGTCTTACCGAATCCAAGGAACCGATCCTCTCTATCAGACGATTGGAGCGATGACCTGGCTGAAGAAAAAAATAGTAATGACCAATACACCGGAATCCTCAGGCCTGCCTTTCGTTCGTCACCTTGGATTGGAACACATTTTTGATCGGATCTATTTCGGGAGCGGAAAACCTGCGGGGATGAAGAGAGCAGCCAAGGAATTGATTGAGGAACTTAATCTTACACCTTCTCAAATTCTCACGATCGGGGATCATCCATGGAATGATCTCGCACCGATCAAAGAGCTTGGGGGATATGCCGTTTATCTTTCCCCATATCCCAATGGGGGGGAGCGATTTTGGGATCTTCATCTGAAGGATCTACATGAGCTAAATGAATTGTTCTCACAGCTTAACCTCATCCACAATTAAAGTGAATGTGAATCGCCGGCGTCGTTCATCCAAGCACAGTGCGTTTGGTGCAGCAGATTGTTGATTCCATTCCAAAATGTTGATCGGAGGAGATTCTATGAACCATATTTCCAAGACACCTCAACCACCCTACTATGCGGTGATCTTTACGTCTGAGCGGACGGAAGGAGACAAGGGCTATGGACAGATGGCAGATCAGTTGGAAAAGTTGGCGTTTCAGCAACCCGGTTTTTTGGGCGTAGAAAGCGTCCGTGACGTAACCGGACTCGGAATCACCGTCTCTTATTGGGAATCCTTAGAAGCTATAAAGAATTGGAAAGAGAACGCATTACATAAAATTGCTCAGGATAAGGGGAAAACGGTATGGTATAGGCAATTTGCCTTGAGAGTATGCAGGGTGGAAAGAGATCATTTTTTTGAAATATAAAGGATTTCTTTTTCCCCTACATTTTTCACCACCTAAAGAGGGCGGGACCTCTTAGCAGATCGTTACCGATATTACGATCCGGAGGATTTACCCATATTCCATGTTCATGATATAATATTGCCCTCATACTTAAGTTCTGAAGAGCGTACATTATGTCCGGTTATATCCGTGATTTGCAGCTCAAGGAAGGGAATGCCTGATGAAGACCAAAAGGGAAGAAATGTTGCTCATCATCACCATCGCTTTGGGCACACTTCTCAATCCCCTTAATTCCTCCATGATTGCGGTGGCCCTGTCCCGGTTGCAGGAGGAATTTCATCTCACATTCGCCGATGCTTCCTGGCTGATCTCCACCTACTATTTGGCCAGCGCGGTCGGGCAGCCTGTCATGGGAAAGCTGAGCGACGCCTATGGCCGCAAGCGCATTTTTTTCTTCGGTCTTTCACTGGTGGCCATCGCCTCGATGCTGGCTCCCTTCTCTCCGGGATTTTGGTGGCTCATCGGTTTTCGTGTCATTCAATCGTTGGGAAGCTCCGCCCTTTTTCCCGCAGGAATGGGAATCATACGCAACGTAATCACCACCCGCCAGGCCCGGGCCCTCG
The DNA window shown above is from Thermicanus aegyptius DSM 12793 and carries:
- the gcvH gene encoding glycine cleavage system protein GcvH; the encoded protein is MSIPQNLKYSKEHEWVRVEGNIAYIGITEFAQSELGDIVFVELPEVGTELTRDESFGSVESVKTVSDIYAPVSGKVIRVNQELADSPEWVNQSPYEKAWMVAVEMSDPSELDLLLSADEYEEHIRDH
- a CDS encoding peroxiredoxin; its protein translation is MAERLVGKPAPAFTMETVSGDGESFGQVSLSDYKGKWLIFFFYPMDFTFVCPTEITALSNRYDEFKKLNCEVLGVSTDSKFSHRAWIKTPVEENGLGKIQYPLASDNTHQVSKEYGVYFEPDGTAMRGLFIIDPEGVIRYQVVSDDAVGRSAEETLRVLQALQSGGLCPADWKPGQKHLVAK
- a CDS encoding ArsR/SmtB family transcription factor, whose protein sequence is MNQQKEREEDFVQLCKALGHETRFAIIRLLLERKKFCGDLVQELNLPQSTVSHHLKILKNSGLVVAEEQGTWVCYEVDLKRMGEMKRFLEQLIV
- a CDS encoding Spx/MgsR family RNA polymerase-binding regulatory protein, which encodes MLKAYLYPQCGTSRKGKKWLQDNGIPFEEIHIVNNPPSKEELRRYWKQSGLPLKKFFNTSGELYKALNLKEKLPHLSEEEQLELLSTQGKLLKRPIITDGEQVTVGFDEEIFQRTWHKEKKS
- a CDS encoding DUF2797 domain-containing protein — translated: MEAQGILQGLSHQYDQPVRYTLNLTTEQIMLNPYVGKEISLQYLGEIRCIACGRKVKKTYNNGYCYPCFTQLPENDLCIVKPHECHYEKGTCRDPSFGESQCMVPHYVYLAVSSDVKVGLTRKTNEIKRWIDQGAVKAIPIAELPTRKKAGELEWHLSQYLPDKTNWRKMLKGEMEEKDLLRLREEVHRLFPPEYDRYKVMEGEERVFDYPREKIPENLVSLHLEREGEIRDRLIGMKAQYLIFSKGVFHAKKYAGYLIRWTDDV
- a CDS encoding glucose 1-dehydrogenase — its product is MSFAEKVVIVTGAAKGIGRQVAYAYGEEAAYVALVDKDGEGIETLASEMKRKGQVAYPIQADLGDPDQISLVVEKTVERFGRINILINNAGIGIWKSPYELTVQEWDEVLNVNLRAPFLMAREAAKRMRGGGGGAIVNIASTRAFMSEPNTESYSASKGGIVALTHALAISFAPDRIRVNAISPGWIETGNYQSLREMDHRQHPAGRVGKPTDIAKACLFLTDEENDFITGQNFIIDGGMTKKMIYEP
- a CDS encoding MFS transporter is translated as MENSRYYTLVFAVIASGISQGLLLSLLAIILEEKGLTASANSLNAIAIYIGVLLSSPFMERPVKMFGYKWALLLSLAMMGAGAILFPVWENFLFWMGLRFLVGVGDSLLHFATQTWILTTTKEAERGMKISFYGFSYGLGFGIGPLGINLYAIHPWFPFLFLFLSYLIVAYWVFRLKNEFPHPVSGGKKGDQRGGVSPPSPSRGRKALLREYKETILWGWFALLPAFLYGYLESTLNNNFPVYALREGITPAWISLLLPAFIVGGLLFQIPLGIWSDRWGRKRMMVVLFLLGGMSFLLIPIADRSFFFLLFLFFISGSFVGSSYSLGLAFAADLLPRRRIAKANILSSLLFGVGSIIGAGVNGLMLEHSYPSLMFYFLGALYLFTGSVGFFSPSGRGDGSGGQDLSQVERNV
- the phnC gene encoding phosphonate ABC transporter ATP-binding protein; this encodes MIQFVNVSKVYGNGTVGLKNIHLHIKKGEFVVIVGLSGAGKSTLLRSINRLHEITEGEIFIDGKSITAAKGKELRMMRRNIGMIFQNFNLVKRSTVLRNVLSGRVGYHSTLRTIFGFPKKDIELAFQALERVNILEKAYSRADQLSGGQQQRVAIARALAQEAKIILADEPVASLDPLTTHQVMDDLKRINRELGITTVVNLHFIDLAREYATRIIGLRAGEVVFDGPVEEATDEVFAEIYGRPIAKEELLGVKG
- the phnE gene encoding phosphonate ABC transporter, permease protein PhnE; translated protein: MRSNHPSRPQKPGRIKGYFTVILLFLLLWGSAYKIEVDLPKLFFGIPEMGRLLNEMFPPDWTYFPKIVDAMLETIRIAVLGTTFGAILAIPIFFLSAENVVKSPIIFLPARFLMNLIRTIPDLLLAAIFVAIFGIGPIAGIMSLTLFSLGLIAKLTYESIEAIDPGPLEAMTAVGANKLQWIYFGVIPQVLPQFIAYFLYTFEVNVRAAAVLGLVGAGGIGLYYERTLGLLDYDKTSTIILFTLAIVLIIDFISTKMREKLL
- the phnE gene encoding phosphonate ABC transporter, permease protein PhnE — translated: MRAEMVQKPKKGWNRWIIGLAVFGIYLWAFSGIPLQGIKETAWQVTRSILDGLLHPDWGYVYLPDGEDLLRGLLDTLAIAILGTFISAILGVPFAFWAANNLSRYPWIPSTGKFLLSFIRTFPEVVMALLFIVALGPGAFAGVMALGIHSIGMLSKLYAEAIENMDRGPMEALTAAGAGRLQVLWFAVLPQVMPEFLSYTLYRFEINIRSAAILGVIGAGGIGTPLIFALSTRSWDRVGIILIGIIVMVTLIDLISGYLRKKLV
- the phnD gene encoding phosphate/phosphite/phosphonate ABC transporter substrate-binding protein, whose product is MVKKGLAFILIAILTLVALAGCGNGGGASSQGYVPKELTVQFVPSQNADTLEAKAKPLEKLLGDKLGIPVKVSVSTDYNTIIEAMSSKQVDVGFLPPTAYVLAKEKGAAEVILQALRFGVKQPGGQESDQLVDYYRAMVITKKGSGIKEMKDLKGKKIAWQNVTSSAGYVWPAVEMKKAGIDPEKDVVGVTVKGHDQGVLAVLNGDVDAAAIFEDARNTVKKDYPDVFDKTEVVFFTQPIPNDTISVRSDMSKEWIEKIQNAFIEIGKDPEGQKVIYDIYSHKGYAKSDDSKFDIVREYQKEIGNQ
- a CDS encoding HAD family hydrolase, giving the protein MIHRFPWLEQIEVIIFDLDGTLYQDERFIGRYLALGLKGSTEEGKLSHYLSTVFQVLHGEHKMKLGYFYDTDTDLVFHLKGQSVVSGFDRSGTQVPPEHLEKVKRTLKPEHLRYLGDPWSVVGMVLNHAQIPESRREEAFYRVREEMLTHPSYRIQGTDPLYQTIGAMTWLKKKIVMTNTPESSGLPFVRHLGLEHIFDRIYFGSGKPAGMKRAAKELIEELNLTPSQILTIGDHPWNDLAPIKELGGYAVYLSPYPNGGERFWDLHLKDLHELNELFSQLNLIHN
- a CDS encoding antibiotic biosynthesis monooxygenase family protein, which gives rise to MNHISKTPQPPYYAVIFTSERTEGDKGYGQMADQLEKLAFQQPGFLGVESVRDVTGLGITVSYWESLEAIKNWKENALHKIAQDKGKTVWYRQFALRVCRVERDHFFEI